From the genome of Phreatobacter cathodiphilus, one region includes:
- a CDS encoding ABC transporter ATP-binding protein: MPISEAEPLLDVRALQAGYGKINVLHDLTLNVGAGEVVALLGPNGAGKTTLLRAISGLLPWGAGDVRFGGSSLRGVSPRETARGGLVHVVEGHRVFTQQTVTDNLLLAAYDIPRAERMARVEEALDYFPEIAAKRNDRGGSLSGGQQQMLAVAQGLVRRPRLLMLDEPSAGLSPVLVDRVLAVVSTLRDNGTAVLLVEQLIEKVLAIADRVYAMSQGSVVLEAQASEPNLPHRLERAYFGVEKAVADHAR, encoded by the coding sequence GTGCCTATCTCGGAGGCTGAACCGCTGCTGGACGTCCGCGCGCTTCAGGCGGGCTACGGCAAGATCAACGTGCTGCATGACCTGACGCTGAACGTCGGTGCGGGCGAGGTCGTCGCCTTACTCGGCCCGAACGGCGCCGGCAAGACCACGCTGCTGCGTGCCATATCCGGGCTCCTGCCATGGGGTGCCGGCGACGTCCGCTTCGGCGGTTCCAGCCTTCGCGGCGTCAGTCCGCGCGAGACGGCGCGCGGGGGCCTGGTCCACGTGGTGGAAGGCCATCGGGTGTTCACCCAGCAGACGGTCACCGACAACCTGCTGCTCGCCGCCTACGATATCCCGCGGGCCGAACGCATGGCCCGCGTCGAGGAGGCGCTCGACTACTTCCCGGAGATCGCCGCGAAGCGGAACGACCGCGGCGGCTCGTTGAGCGGCGGCCAGCAGCAGATGCTCGCCGTGGCGCAGGGGCTCGTGCGGCGCCCCAGGCTCCTGATGCTCGACGAACCGTCCGCCGGGCTTTCGCCCGTGCTCGTCGACCGCGTGCTGGCCGTGGTCTCGACACTGCGGGACAACGGCACGGCCGTTCTGCTGGTCGAGCAGTTGATCGAGAAGGTTCTGGCGATCGCCGACCGCGTTTATGCGATGTCGCAGGGCAGCGTGGTGCTCGAGGCGCAGGCCAGCGAGCCGAACCTGCCGCATCGCCTGGAAAGGGCCTATTTCGGTGTCGAGAAGGCCGTTGCCGACCACGCCCGGTAA
- a CDS encoding tripartite tricarboxylate transporter permease — MDLIANIGLGFSVAITPVNILFCFVGVLLGTLIGVLPGIGAVATMSMLLPVTFHLPPATSLIMLAGIYYGAQYGGSTTAILVKLPGEASSVATVLDGYAMAQKGRAGAALSIAALASFVAGTVATLLIAVAGPLMAQLALKFGPAEYFSLMVLGLVASVILASGSLAKAIIMILAGAFLGLVGPDANSPMPRLTFGVPALAEGVNFVALAVGFFGISEIILNLEKDMQRVAPVAMRDLFPNREEIRRSVGPTLRGTLIGSVLGVLPGGGALLASFGAYAIEKKLSDTPERFGQGAPEGVAAPEAANNAGAQTSFVPLLTLGVPSNAIMAVMAGAMTIQGIAPSPKVMVEHAQLFWGMIASMWVGNLLLVVLNLPLVGLWVKLLQVPYRILYPAILFFCCIGVYSINNSAFDVYVAVGFGVVGYLLIKLGFEPTPLLLGFILAPMMEENLKRAMILSGGSLEPFVTRPISAFLLLATVAMLLLMALPSFKRTRETALNAD; from the coding sequence ATGGATCTCATTGCCAATATCGGTCTCGGCTTCTCGGTCGCCATCACGCCGGTCAACATCCTGTTCTGCTTCGTCGGGGTGCTCCTCGGCACGCTGATCGGGGTGCTGCCGGGCATCGGCGCGGTCGCGACCATGTCGATGCTGCTGCCGGTCACCTTCCACCTGCCGCCGGCGACCTCGCTGATCATGCTCGCCGGCATCTACTACGGCGCCCAGTACGGCGGCTCGACCACCGCCATCCTGGTCAAGCTGCCGGGCGAGGCCTCGTCGGTCGCGACGGTGCTCGACGGCTATGCCATGGCCCAGAAGGGGCGTGCGGGTGCCGCGCTGTCGATCGCCGCCCTCGCCTCCTTCGTCGCCGGCACGGTCGCCACCCTGCTCATTGCCGTCGCCGGGCCGCTCATGGCGCAGCTGGCGCTGAAATTCGGCCCCGCCGAGTACTTTTCCCTGATGGTGCTCGGCCTCGTCGCCTCGGTGATCCTCGCCTCGGGCTCGCTCGCCAAGGCCATCATCATGATCCTGGCCGGCGCTTTCCTCGGCCTCGTCGGGCCCGACGCGAATTCGCCGATGCCTCGCCTGACCTTCGGCGTTCCGGCGCTGGCCGAAGGGGTCAACTTCGTCGCCCTCGCCGTCGGGTTCTTCGGCATCAGCGAGATCATCCTCAACCTGGAAAAGGATATGCAGCGCGTCGCGCCCGTGGCGATGCGGGACCTGTTTCCCAATCGCGAGGAGATCCGCCGGTCGGTCGGCCCGACGCTGCGCGGAACGCTGATCGGATCGGTTCTGGGGGTGCTGCCCGGCGGCGGCGCGCTCCTCGCGTCCTTCGGCGCCTATGCCATCGAGAAGAAGCTGTCGGATACGCCGGAACGGTTCGGGCAAGGCGCTCCGGAAGGTGTCGCAGCGCCGGAGGCCGCCAACAATGCGGGGGCGCAGACCTCGTTCGTGCCGCTGCTCACCCTCGGCGTGCCCTCGAACGCCATCATGGCGGTGATGGCCGGGGCGATGACGATCCAGGGCATCGCGCCGAGCCCGAAGGTGATGGTGGAGCATGCTCAGCTCTTCTGGGGCATGATCGCCTCGATGTGGGTCGGCAACCTGCTGCTGGTCGTCCTCAACCTGCCCCTCGTCGGGCTGTGGGTGAAGCTGCTCCAGGTCCCCTATCGCATCCTCTACCCGGCGATCCTGTTCTTCTGCTGCATTGGGGTCTATTCGATCAACAACTCGGCCTTCGACGTCTATGTCGCCGTCGGCTTCGGCGTCGTCGGTTATCTGCTCATCAAGCTCGGCTTCGAGCCGACGCCCCTGCTCCTCGGCTTCATCCTGGCCCCGATGATGGAGGAGAACCTGAAGCGGGCGATGATCCTGTCCGGCGGCAGCCTGGAGCCCTTCGTCACGCGGCCGATCAGCGCCTTCCTCCTGCTGGCGACCGTGGCCATGCTCCTGCTGATGGCCTTGCCGAGCTTTAAGCGGACGCGCGAGACCGCGCTCAACGCGGACTAG
- a CDS encoding ABC transporter substrate-binding protein, producing the protein MLHVRFILNTFVSGPQAWFFVADDRGYFAAEGLEVTFVPGDTLANAVPKVASGAFDLGYGDLNAVITLAAEAPGAAPPAVFIMHNASPYTIAVAAEGPVRTPGDLAGRHLLSHADDAAWKMFDTFAAAANVDPATVSVTPDGRHHRELLPLILAGTTDGLFGFVNTLASAAIEAGLDPTAFRHFEWRTIVPDLCGAAVIASPAFIAAHPDAVRGFVRAVNRALADVVADPEAAIGAVRRRDPGIDVKANLARLTGTLALEMAHPDGATYGIGAVDPARLDRAIDLVARVKGLTRRPATSAIFDARFLPAADDRVRTLARRR; encoded by the coding sequence ATGCTGCACGTCCGATTCATCCTCAACACCTTCGTCTCAGGCCCCCAGGCCTGGTTCTTCGTCGCCGACGACAGGGGCTACTTCGCCGCGGAGGGGCTCGAGGTCACCTTCGTTCCCGGCGACACCCTCGCCAACGCCGTCCCGAAGGTCGCCTCCGGCGCCTTCGATCTCGGCTATGGCGACCTCAATGCGGTGATCACCCTGGCCGCGGAAGCCCCCGGCGCCGCTCCCCCCGCCGTCTTCATCATGCACAACGCCTCGCCCTACACGATCGCGGTGGCGGCCGAAGGGCCGGTCCGGACGCCGGGCGATCTGGCGGGTCGGCACCTGCTCAGCCATGCGGACGATGCGGCCTGGAAGATGTTCGACACTTTCGCCGCGGCGGCGAACGTCGACCCGGCCACGGTGAGCGTGACGCCGGACGGCCGCCATCATCGCGAGTTGCTGCCCCTCATCCTCGCCGGGACGACCGACGGGCTCTTCGGCTTTGTCAACACCCTCGCCTCGGCCGCCATCGAGGCCGGGCTCGACCCCACGGCCTTTCGGCATTTCGAATGGCGCACCATCGTCCCCGACCTCTGCGGCGCCGCCGTCATCGCCAGTCCCGCCTTCATCGCAGCCCATCCAGACGCCGTTCGGGGCTTCGTGCGGGCCGTGAACCGGGCATTGGCCGATGTCGTCGCAGATCCGGAGGCCGCCATCGGCGCCGTGCGGCGGCGCGATCCCGGCATCGACGTGAAGGCCAATCTCGCGCGGCTGACGGGAACGCTCGCCCTCGAAATGGCGCATCCGGATGGTGCGACCTACGGCATTGGGGCCGTGGACCCCGCCCGCCTCGACCGGGCGATCGACCTGGTGGCGCGGGTCAAGGGGCTGACCCGCCGGCCAGCAACGAGCGCAATCTTCGACGCCCGGTTCCTGCCGGCTGCCGACGATCGCGTCAGGACTCTCGCACGTAGACGATGA
- a CDS encoding ABC transporter substrate-binding protein: MDHLVTSRRLFNGLLLGTAFGALLPASQSLANPQSGGTLTITTTPEPAIITNALSSAPTTAELATKIFDGLLEYDLELKPKPSLAESWTISPDGKIITFKLRQGVTWHDGKPFTSADVQFALMEVVKKFHPRGQGNLGPVQSIDTPDAHTAVFNLAHPYPPLMMGLSSLESPIVPRHIYEGTDFRNNPAVNAPIGTGPFKFARWEKGNFIQLDKNENYWRPGRPYLDRLIIRFIADSATRAAGVERGEIDVATFGTINPVEMRRLETLPHIAIAKGGYEAIAPVMMLELNVQKPPFDDKRVRLAVAYALDRNFITRAIWHGFGKPAVGPISSFMKGNGAFTDQNILRFDVRDRLEIANRLLDEAGLKRGANGMRVKIFHDPAPFGEDWRRMGEYIKQALARVGIEVELRNRDYPSFVRLVHNEYDFNMTSTWSIGMADPTLGVQRQTWSKTINRAVPFGNVSQYSNPEVDKLWEAAQTEIDPAKRNQIFHKLQELLVADSPIIWLMEMDLVAVQNKRVKDLITSPLGLRGGLYETWIQR, encoded by the coding sequence ATGGATCATCTCGTCACGTCGCGCAGGCTCTTCAACGGCCTCCTTCTCGGCACCGCGTTCGGCGCCCTGCTTCCCGCGTCGCAGTCCCTCGCCAATCCGCAGTCGGGCGGCACGCTGACGATCACCACCACGCCCGAGCCGGCGATCATCACCAACGCGCTGAGTTCGGCGCCGACCACCGCCGAGCTCGCCACCAAGATCTTCGACGGCCTGCTGGAATATGATCTCGAGCTGAAGCCGAAGCCCTCGCTCGCCGAGAGCTGGACGATCAGCCCGGACGGCAAGATCATCACCTTCAAGCTGCGCCAGGGCGTCACCTGGCACGACGGCAAGCCCTTCACCTCGGCCGACGTGCAGTTCGCGCTGATGGAGGTGGTCAAGAAGTTCCACCCGCGCGGCCAGGGCAATCTCGGCCCGGTCCAGTCCATCGACACGCCGGACGCCCATACCGCGGTGTTCAACCTCGCCCATCCCTATCCGCCGCTGATGATGGGCCTGTCGAGCCTCGAATCCCCGATCGTGCCGCGGCACATCTACGAGGGCACCGACTTCCGCAACAATCCCGCGGTGAACGCCCCGATCGGCACCGGCCCCTTCAAGTTCGCCCGCTGGGAGAAGGGCAACTTCATCCAGCTCGACAAGAACGAGAACTACTGGCGCCCCGGCCGCCCCTATCTCGACCGCCTCATCATCCGCTTCATCGCGGACTCGGCCACCCGCGCCGCCGGCGTCGAGCGCGGCGAGATCGACGTCGCGACCTTCGGCACCATCAACCCGGTGGAGATGCGGCGGCTGGAGACGCTGCCGCACATCGCCATCGCCAAGGGCGGTTACGAGGCCATCGCGCCCGTCATGATGCTGGAGCTCAACGTCCAGAAGCCCCCGTTCGACGACAAGCGCGTGCGCCTCGCCGTCGCCTACGCCCTTGACCGCAACTTCATCACGCGGGCGATCTGGCACGGTTTCGGCAAGCCGGCCGTCGGTCCCATCTCCTCCTTCATGAAGGGCAACGGCGCCTTCACCGACCAGAACATCCTGCGCTTCGACGTGCGTGACCGCCTGGAGATCGCCAACCGCCTGCTTGACGAGGCCGGCCTGAAGCGAGGCGCCAACGGCATGCGCGTGAAGATTTTCCACGATCCCGCCCCGTTCGGCGAGGATTGGCGGCGCATGGGCGAGTACATCAAGCAGGCGCTGGCCCGCGTCGGCATCGAGGTGGAACTGCGCAACCGGGATTACCCGTCCTTCGTGCGGCTGGTCCACAACGAGTACGACTTCAACATGACCTCGACCTGGTCGATCGGCATGGCCGACCCGACCCTCGGCGTGCAGAGGCAGACCTGGTCGAAGACCATCAACCGCGCGGTGCCCTTCGGCAACGTCTCGCAGTATTCGAACCCGGAGGTCGACAAGCTCTGGGAGGCGGCGCAGACGGAGATCGACCCCGCCAAGCGCAACCAGATCTTCCACAAGCTCCAGGAGCTTCTGGTCGCCGACAGCCCGATCATCTGGCTGATGGAGATGGATCTGGTTGCGGTGCAGAACAAGCGGGTCAAGGACCTGATCACCTCGCCGCTCGGCCTGCGCGGCGGGCTTTACGAGACCTGGATCCAGCGCTGA
- a CDS encoding helix-turn-helix domain-containing protein, which yields MSDGTDELDSNTLVGLGERIRNLRVERDLTLATLSTRSQISVGMLSHIERGKTSPSLKLLDRLRVALGVPLASFFEAQTDRSVEEGTVTRAGQRSTLAFSKTGLTKELLSPPGHSEMEMLMLTIAPGGGSGTDPWRRNGQKGGYVLQGRFELKIDDQVHILHPGDAFQFDSRRPHWFRNLADDEAKILWIIRSNEAG from the coding sequence ATGTCCGACGGCACCGACGAACTCGACAGCAACACGCTGGTTGGCCTCGGCGAGCGGATTCGCAATCTGCGCGTGGAGCGCGACCTCACTCTGGCGACGCTGTCGACGCGCAGCCAGATCTCCGTCGGCATGCTCAGCCACATCGAGCGGGGCAAGACGTCTCCGTCGCTGAAGCTGCTCGACCGCCTGCGTGTTGCGCTGGGGGTGCCCCTCGCGAGCTTCTTCGAAGCCCAGACGGATCGCTCGGTCGAGGAAGGCACCGTCACCCGCGCGGGTCAGCGCTCCACCCTGGCCTTCAGCAAGACAGGGCTCACCAAGGAATTGCTCTCGCCTCCGGGGCATTCGGAGATGGAGATGCTGATGCTGACCATCGCGCCCGGCGGCGGCTCGGGGACGGACCCCTGGCGCCGGAACGGCCAGAAGGGCGGCTATGTCCTCCAGGGTCGTTTCGAACTGAAGATCGACGACCAGGTCCACATCCTGCATCCGGGCGACGCGTTCCAGTTCGACAGCCGCCGGCCCCACTGGTTCCGCAACCTCGCGGATGACGAGGCCAAGATCCTGTGGATCATCCGGTCGAACGAGGCGGGATAG
- a CDS encoding tripartite tricarboxylate transporter TctB family protein, giving the protein MGRLINSEVASGLLVVAFGVLGLSAIGSLEIGTANDMGPGYLPRLVAWALVLAGLTMTGLAVFRAHPPVPDLHWRPLFAISAAVLFFGASIDRYGMVIAVVGMTLLAGLASPISRWRETPLIAGCLAAGAVLVFIVGLKLAIPIWPR; this is encoded by the coding sequence ATGGGGCGGCTCATCAACAGCGAGGTGGCGTCGGGGTTGCTCGTCGTCGCCTTTGGCGTGCTCGGCTTGTCGGCGATCGGCTCCCTCGAGATCGGGACCGCCAACGACATGGGCCCCGGCTATCTGCCGCGGCTGGTCGCCTGGGCGCTGGTCCTCGCCGGGCTGACCATGACGGGTCTGGCCGTGTTCCGCGCTCATCCCCCCGTTCCCGACCTGCATTGGCGGCCGCTCTTCGCCATCTCAGCGGCCGTCCTCTTCTTCGGCGCCTCGATCGACAGGTACGGCATGGTGATCGCCGTCGTCGGCATGACCCTCCTCGCGGGTCTTGCCAGCCCCATCAGCCGCTGGCGGGAGACCCCTCTCATCGCCGGCTGCCTGGCGGCAGGCGCGGTGCTCGTCTTCATCGTCGGGCTGAAGCTCGCCATTCCGATCTGGCCCAGGTGA
- the uraD gene encoding 2-oxo-4-hydroxy-4-carboxy-5-ureidoimidazoline decarboxylase — protein MDLAQQALTEGRFLPVAELNEATRDAFVRLLAPAVENAPWICERVAASRPFDGPVAVLDAIGTVIRSAPRDDQIRLLRGHPELAGREAAAGTMTAASTTEQGRLGLDRLPAPALAALVEGNRAYRERFGFPYVVALRRRATLDEVFDDLNRRLGQPPDAELATALNEVIAVTSGRLSLLLGPFDIP, from the coding sequence ATGGATCTGGCGCAGCAGGCTTTGACGGAGGGGCGGTTCCTGCCGGTCGCCGAACTCAATGAGGCGACGCGCGACGCGTTCGTCCGCCTGCTGGCGCCGGCCGTCGAGAACGCGCCCTGGATCTGCGAGCGCGTCGCCGCGTCGCGGCCGTTCGACGGGCCAGTGGCTGTCCTTGATGCCATCGGCACGGTCATTCGCTCGGCGCCCCGCGACGACCAGATCAGGCTCCTGCGCGGCCATCCCGAGCTCGCCGGACGCGAGGCGGCGGCTGGAACGATGACCGCGGCCTCCACGACCGAACAGGGACGCCTCGGCCTCGACAGGCTGCCCGCCCCTGCCCTCGCCGCTCTCGTCGAGGGCAATCGCGCCTATCGGGAGCGCTTCGGCTTTCCCTACGTGGTGGCCCTGCGCCGCCGCGCCACGCTCGACGAGGTCTTCGACGACCTGAACCGGCGCCTGGGCCAGCCGCCCGACGCCGAACTGGCGACCGCGCTGAACGAGGTCATCGCCGTGACCTCAGGGCGCCTGTCGCTGCTGCTCGGCCCTTTCGACATTCCATGA
- a CDS encoding hydroxyisourate hydrolase: protein MTAGGISLHAVDVVSGQAATGMRVAIRRIAPDEAAVAEGILGANGMLDHPVVTGEGMIAGTYVASFAIRDFYAPRGIPCPFLDRLDFRFVVEDPGPHVHLPLKFSPWGLALFRGV from the coding sequence ATGACCGCCGGAGGAATTTCGCTGCACGCCGTCGATGTCGTCAGCGGCCAGGCCGCAACGGGCATGCGCGTCGCGATCCGGCGCATCGCACCCGACGAGGCGGCAGTGGCCGAGGGCATCCTCGGAGCCAACGGGATGCTCGATCATCCCGTCGTCACCGGCGAGGGAATGATCGCCGGAACCTACGTCGCCTCGTTCGCGATCCGCGACTTCTACGCGCCACGCGGCATCCCCTGCCCCTTCCTCGATCGTCTCGACTTCCGCTTCGTCGTCGAGGATCCGGGACCGCATGTGCATTTGCCCCTGAAGTTCTCACCCTGGGGTCTGGCGCTGTTTCGCGGTGTCTAG
- a CDS encoding Bug family tripartite tricarboxylate transporter substrate binding protein — translation MTFRLNRRTLLAGASLLAAPAIGRAQTAWPTKPIRIVVTFPPGGTSDIVARLVGQYLSEKVGQQVIVDNRAGAGGTLAADIVKKEAADGHTLLLANNAPFTISPTQFRQIPYDTVKDFTHIAYIGASAPGLFVQPSLGVKTLKEFIDKAKAQPGQIKYGSSGVGSIHHVLGEALKRRAGINVVHVPYRGTAPAIQDFKAGVLTCFYDLVAQNVPLLTANEAVCVAIAAPERISQAPQVPTFREQGVDLVLENWLGVSGPAGIPAPVVATMHTALSEVLALAPVKERLMSWGVEQKVMTSAAYAGFVAEQIQVWRPLIIEAGAQER, via the coding sequence ATGACCTTCAGATTGAACCGGCGCACGCTTCTGGCTGGCGCCTCGCTGCTCGCAGCCCCGGCGATCGGCCGGGCCCAGACGGCCTGGCCGACGAAGCCGATCCGCATCGTCGTGACCTTCCCGCCGGGCGGCACCAGCGACATCGTCGCCCGCCTCGTCGGCCAGTATCTGTCGGAGAAGGTCGGCCAGCAGGTGATCGTCGACAACCGCGCCGGCGCCGGCGGCACGCTCGCCGCCGACATCGTCAAGAAGGAGGCCGCCGACGGCCACACCCTGCTGCTCGCCAACAATGCGCCCTTTACGATCTCGCCGACGCAGTTCCGGCAGATCCCCTACGACACGGTGAAGGACTTCACCCATATCGCCTATATCGGCGCCTCGGCGCCGGGCCTCTTCGTCCAGCCGTCGCTCGGCGTGAAGACGCTGAAGGAGTTCATCGACAAGGCCAAGGCGCAGCCGGGCCAGATCAAATACGGCTCGTCCGGCGTCGGCTCGATCCACCACGTGCTCGGCGAAGCGCTGAAGCGGCGGGCAGGCATCAACGTGGTGCATGTGCCCTATCGTGGCACCGCACCCGCCATCCAGGACTTCAAGGCCGGCGTGCTCACCTGCTTCTACGACCTCGTGGCGCAGAACGTGCCGCTCCTCACCGCCAACGAGGCAGTCTGTGTTGCCATCGCTGCGCCGGAGCGCATCTCGCAGGCGCCGCAGGTTCCGACCTTCCGCGAGCAGGGCGTCGACCTCGTCCTCGAAAACTGGCTCGGTGTCTCGGGCCCCGCCGGCATCCCCGCGCCGGTCGTCGCGACCATGCACACCGCGCTGAGCGAGGTCCTCGCCCTCGCTCCGGTGAAGGAGCGGCTGATGTCGTGGGGGGTCGAGCAGAAGGTGATGACCTCGGCCGCCTATGCCGGCTTCGTGGCGGAACAGATCCAGGTCTGGCGTCCGCTCATCATCGAGGCCGGCGCGCAGGAACGCTGA
- a CDS encoding ABC transporter permease subunit codes for MADLTNTAGMAPADKTGGGPAVLRAALPFIALFGLAALLPLTGNEYWGLIATRAAIYWMLVAGLNLIVGYAGQLAIGYVSLLTLGAYTTSVLVAGNVTPPLPVFAALAAAGCVGAVFGVVIGLPALRLRTFYFAMTTLGFATIVTQVALAWQSVTGGGIGLSGPEMPAPFDKAWGFFYLCLGIAAFSTWITSNIAHSRFGRALIAVRDADVAAEASGISKARLLIAVFMLAGALAAMAGGLFASLQTYITPDAFTFELSLLFFIAVLIGGRGSILGPLIGTIVLTILPEIAAPLAAWSTFLYAVLLLVIVLAMPGGIAALLDFKSRKPLTFDRAIKPRPALLASLLDRRDERTPVVLTDIVLSFGGVRAIDGVSLTIETGKVHGLIGPNGSGKTTTLNVISGYYAPEKGSVTLGQPLEPGAPETRAGRGIARTFQTPRIVGEASVIDNVMIGATIQGQATFMETLFSLPRHRADERRLRGAAMTALAAVGLEALADVRADRLQHSELRFVEIARALVLRPAFLMLDEPAAGLSVSEIERLAALIKGISRQGTGVLLVEHHADLIFDICDHVTVLNLGRVLAAGTPSEIRVHKEVVSAYLGG; via the coding sequence ATGGCCGACCTGACCAACACGGCCGGCATGGCGCCGGCAGACAAGACCGGCGGAGGTCCTGCGGTGCTGCGCGCCGCGCTGCCTTTCATCGCCCTCTTCGGTCTCGCCGCTCTGCTGCCGCTGACCGGCAACGAGTACTGGGGCCTCATCGCCACGCGCGCCGCCATCTACTGGATGCTCGTCGCAGGCCTCAACCTGATCGTCGGCTATGCCGGCCAGCTTGCGATCGGCTATGTCTCGCTCCTGACCCTCGGTGCCTATACGACCAGCGTCCTGGTGGCCGGCAATGTGACGCCGCCCCTGCCGGTCTTCGCCGCCCTCGCCGCGGCGGGCTGCGTCGGCGCCGTCTTCGGCGTCGTCATCGGCCTGCCCGCATTGCGGCTGCGGACATTCTACTTCGCGATGACCACGCTGGGATTTGCCACTATCGTCACCCAGGTGGCTCTGGCCTGGCAGAGCGTCACCGGCGGCGGGATCGGATTGTCGGGCCCGGAAATGCCGGCGCCCTTCGACAAGGCTTGGGGCTTCTTCTACCTGTGTCTGGGGATCGCTGCCTTCAGCACCTGGATCACCTCGAACATCGCCCACAGCCGGTTCGGGCGCGCCCTGATCGCCGTGCGAGACGCCGACGTGGCGGCTGAGGCGAGCGGCATTTCCAAGGCGCGCCTGCTCATCGCCGTGTTCATGCTGGCGGGAGCGCTGGCGGCCATGGCGGGCGGCCTGTTCGCCAGCCTCCAGACCTACATCACGCCCGACGCCTTCACCTTCGAGCTGTCGCTGCTGTTCTTCATCGCCGTGCTGATCGGCGGCCGCGGCTCGATCCTCGGACCGCTGATCGGCACGATCGTGCTGACCATCCTGCCGGAGATCGCCGCGCCGCTCGCCGCCTGGTCGACCTTCCTCTACGCGGTCCTGCTGCTGGTCATCGTCCTCGCCATGCCCGGTGGCATTGCCGCGCTCCTCGACTTCAAGAGCCGCAAGCCTCTGACCTTTGACCGGGCGATCAAGCCGCGCCCGGCGCTGCTGGCATCGCTGCTCGATCGCCGGGACGAGCGTACCCCGGTCGTGCTGACCGACATCGTGCTGAGCTTCGGCGGCGTCCGCGCGATCGATGGCGTCTCCCTCACCATCGAGACCGGCAAGGTGCACGGCCTGATCGGTCCCAACGGCAGCGGCAAGACGACCACCCTCAATGTGATCTCCGGCTATTATGCGCCAGAAAAGGGCAGCGTCACGCTCGGGCAGCCCCTGGAGCCGGGAGCGCCCGAGACCCGCGCCGGCCGGGGCATCGCCCGCACGTTCCAGACGCCGCGCATCGTCGGCGAGGCGTCCGTCATCGACAACGTGATGATCGGGGCGACGATCCAGGGGCAGGCGACCTTCATGGAGACGCTGTTCTCTCTGCCCCGCCATCGGGCCGACGAGAGGCGGCTGCGTGGCGCCGCCATGACGGCCCTCGCCGCCGTGGGGCTGGAGGCGCTGGCCGACGTCCGTGCCGACCGTCTGCAGCACAGCGAATTGCGCTTCGTCGAGATCGCCCGCGCCCTCGTCCTCAGGCCCGCCTTCCTGATGCTGGACGAGCCGGCCGCCGGCCTTTCGGTGTCCGAGATCGAGCGCCTCGCCGCCCTCATCAAGGGCATCAGCCGTCAGGGGACAGGCGTGCTGCTCGTGGAGCACCATGCCGACTTGATCTTCGACATCTGCGACCACGTCACGGTCCTGAACCTCGGCCGCGTGCTGGCCGCCGGAACGCCGTCGGAGATACGCGTGCACAAGGAGGTCGTCAGTGCCTATCTCGGAGGCTGA
- a CDS encoding LysR family transcriptional regulator: protein MAFPLVPRALRYVEEVARQGSIQAASRELGIAASAIDRQILILEEELGAPLFERQPTGMRPTPVGGLIISLSQRWKTDAGNLAAAVRQMKGVDIGHVRLAAMDSHANGLLPSVISTLVSRHPRIALEVEIVSTDAAVTMLMDDRVDLVAAFNVKPRREIHVLWSADLPLGCAVAPSHPLAARASVRLKDVVSFPLASQSRSLAIRRYMDDRHAWMFSERDAPIVTNSLQLMKKLAVSGSHVAITSELDTAPEILAGDLRFLPIIDDTARPQSIAVAISARRPLLRTGQIVADLLRDEVVGTLAEVRGRVNGGLRD from the coding sequence ATGGCCTTTCCGCTGGTGCCGCGCGCCCTGCGCTACGTCGAGGAGGTGGCCCGTCAGGGGTCCATCCAGGCCGCGTCACGCGAACTGGGGATCGCCGCCTCGGCGATCGACCGGCAGATCCTCATTCTGGAGGAGGAACTCGGCGCGCCGCTGTTCGAGCGCCAGCCGACCGGCATGCGGCCGACGCCCGTCGGCGGCCTGATCATTTCCCTGTCGCAGCGATGGAAGACGGATGCGGGGAATCTGGCGGCCGCCGTGCGGCAGATGAAGGGCGTCGATATCGGCCATGTGCGGCTTGCGGCGATGGACAGTCACGCCAACGGCCTCCTGCCCTCCGTGATCAGCACCCTCGTGAGCCGCCATCCCCGCATCGCGCTTGAGGTGGAGATCGTCTCGACCGACGCCGCCGTCACCATGCTGATGGACGACAGGGTCGACCTCGTCGCCGCTTTCAACGTCAAGCCGCGCCGGGAAATCCACGTCCTGTGGTCCGCGGACCTGCCGCTCGGCTGCGCCGTGGCGCCGTCCCACCCGCTCGCCGCGCGGGCCTCGGTGCGACTGAAGGACGTCGTGTCCTTCCCGCTCGCCAGCCAGAGCCGAAGCCTCGCCATCCGCCGCTACATGGACGACCGCCACGCCTGGATGTTCTCGGAAAGGGACGCACCGATCGTCACCAACTCCCTGCAGCTGATGAAGAAGCTCGCAGTGAGCGGCAGTCATGTCGCCATCACCTCCGAACTCGACACGGCCCCCGAAATTCTCGCGGGCGACCTGCGCTTCCTGCCGATCATCGACGACACAGCCCGGCCGCAGTCGATCGCCGTTGCGATCAGCGCCCGTCGTCCCCTGTTGCGCACGGGGCAGATCGTCGCAGATCTCTTGCGTGACGAGGTCGTGGGAACCCTGGCAGAGGTCAGAGGACGCGTGAACGGCGGGTTGCGGGACTAA